A region of Larimichthys crocea isolate SSNF chromosome X, L_crocea_2.0, whole genome shotgun sequence DNA encodes the following proteins:
- the slc6a9 gene encoding sodium- and chloride-dependent glycine transporter 1 isoform X3, which translates to MENYGQNGAVPGEPVKKDENSRRGNWGNQIEFVLTSVGYAVGLGNVWRFPYLCYRNGGGAFMLPYFIMLVFCGIPLFFLELSFGQFASQGCLGVWKISPMFKGVGYGMMVVSTYIGIYYNVVICIAFYYFFMSMTNLLPWTYCNNPWNTPDCSGVVGNSLANVTTSLVAGVSEVVNRTKRTSPSEEYWKHYVLNISDDIGNFGEVRLPILGCLAVSWLVVFLCLIRGVKSSGKVVYFTATFPYVVLTILFIRGITLDGAINGIMYYLTPQWQKVLDAKVWGDAASQIFYSLGCAWGGLITMASYNKFHNNCFRDSIIISITNCATSVYAGFVIFSILGFMAHNLNVPVSEVADHGPGLAFVAYPEALTLLPISPLWSLLFFFMLILLGLGTQFCLLETLVTAIVDEIGTDWIIRNKTVVTLSVAVAGFLLGVPLTTRAGIYWLLLMDNYAASFSLVIISCIMCICVMYVYGHRNYFRDVEMMLGFPPPLFFKVCWRFISPIIISFILIFTVIQYKPITYNDYVYPRWSLAIGFAMALSSVVCIPIYALYKISRSPGATFRERLKNACKAHPKWGPALREHRTGRYAPMASEDTVEARPFKEKEELKEELKEEEKERKDEISLTIQGSNGSTNTHNNPNPSA; encoded by the exons GTGCCTTCATGTTACCATACTTCATCATGCTGGTGTTCTGCGGCATCCCCCTCTTCTTTCTTGAGCTGTCCTTCGGCCAGTTTGCCAGCCAGGGATGTCTGGGAGTATGGAAGATCAGCCCTATGTTCAAAG GTGTGGGCTATGGCATGATGGTGGTGTCCACCTACATTGGGATCTATTACAATGTGGTCATTTGCATTGCCTTCTACTACTTTTTCATGTCCATGACAAACTTGCTGCCGTGGACCTACTGCAACAACCCCTGGAACACGCCGGACTGCAGCGGTGTGGTGGGAAACAGCCTGGCTAATGTTACCACAAGCCTGGTAGCGGGGGTTTCCGAGGTAGTCAATCGCACTAAGAGGACCAGCCCCAGTGAGGAGTACTGGAA aCACTATGTTTTGAACATCTCTGATGATATTGGAAACTTTGGAGAGGTCCGTCTCCCTATCCTGGGCTGCCTCGCTGTGTCCTGGCttgttgtcttcctctgtctcatCAGGGGTGTTAAATCCTCTGGAAAG GTGGTGTACTTCACAGCCACGTTCCCCTATGTTGTTCTGACCATCCTGTTTATCCGCGGCATCACCCTGGATGGAGCCATCAACGGCATCATGTACTACCTGACTCCACAGTGGCAGAAGGTCCTTGATGCAAAg gtGTGGGGAGATGCAGCATCACAGATCTTCTACTCCCTGGGATGTGCCTGGGGGGGTCTTATTACCATGGCTTCCTATAACAAATTCCACAACAACTGTTTCAG AGacagcatcatcatcagtatAACCAACTGTGCGACCAGCGTGTATGCCGGCTTTGTCATTTTCTCCATCCTGGGCTTCATGGCTCACAACCTGAACGTCCCTGTGTCAGAGGTGGCCGACCACGGTCCAGGCCTGGCCTTTGTGGCCTACCCAGAAGCCCTTACTCTTCTCCCCATCTCGCCACTTTGGTCActgctcttcttctttatgCTGATCCTTCTGGGACTGGGGACTCAG TTCTGTCTTCTGGAGACACTGGTGACGGCCATCGTCGATGAGATCGGTACAGATTGGATTATCAGGAACAAAACCGTAGTCACACTGTCAGTGGCAGTAGCTGGATTTTTACTGGGCGTGCCACTAACAACACGG gCAGGAATCTATTGGTTGCTACTGATGGACAACTATGCCGCTAGCTTCTCTTTGGTCATTATCTCTTGCATAATGTGCATCTGCGTCATGTATGTTTATG GTCACAGGAACTACTTTAGAGATGTTGAGATGATGCTGggtttccctcctcctctcttcttcaaAGTGTGCTGGAGATTCATCTCCCCTATCATTATCTCT TTCATCCTGATCTTCACAGTGATCCAGTACAAGCCCATCACCTACAATGACTATGTGTATCCCCGCTGGTCTCTGGCAATCGGCTTCGCCATGGCTCTGTCCTCAGTGGTCTGCATACCCATCTATGCCCTCTACAAGATCTCAAGGTCCCCAGGAGCCACCTTCAGAGAG CGGTTGAAGAACGCCTGCAAGGCGCATCCAAAGTGGGGTCCTGCCCTGCGGGAGCACCGGACAGGCCGCTACGCCCCCATGGCCTCCGAAGACACTGTGGAAGCTCGTCCATtcaaggagaaggaggagctgaaggaagagctgaaggaggaggagaaggagaggaaggatgaGATCAGCCTCACCATCCAGGGAAGCAACGgctccaccaacacacacaacaacccCAACCCTAGCGCATAG
- the slc6a9 gene encoding sodium- and chloride-dependent glycine transporter 1 isoform X2, which translates to MEEKQFAGILNGAVPGEPVKKDENSRRGNWGNQIEFVLTSVGYAVGLGNVWRFPYLCYRNGGGAFMLPYFIMLVFCGIPLFFLELSFGQFASQGCLGVWKISPMFKGVGYGMMVVSTYIGIYYNVVICIAFYYFFMSMTNLLPWTYCNNPWNTPDCSGVVGNSLANVTTSLVAGVSEVVNRTKRTSPSEEYWKHYVLNISDDIGNFGEVRLPILGCLAVSWLVVFLCLIRGVKSSGKVVYFTATFPYVVLTILFIRGITLDGAINGIMYYLTPQWQKVLDAKVWGDAASQIFYSLGCAWGGLITMASYNKFHNNCFRDSIIISITNCATSVYAGFVIFSILGFMAHNLNVPVSEVADHGPGLAFVAYPEALTLLPISPLWSLLFFFMLILLGLGTQFCLLETLVTAIVDEIGTDWIIRNKTVVTLSVAVAGFLLGVPLTTRAGIYWLLLMDNYAASFSLVIISCIMCICVMYVYGHRNYFRDVEMMLGFPPPLFFKVCWRFISPIIISFILIFTVIQYKPITYNDYVYPRWSLAIGFAMALSSVVCIPIYALYKISRSPGATFRERLKNACKAHPKWGPALREHRTGRYAPMASEDTVEARPFKEKEELKEELKEEEKERKDEISLTIQGSNGSTNTHNNPNPSA; encoded by the exons GTGCCTTCATGTTACCATACTTCATCATGCTGGTGTTCTGCGGCATCCCCCTCTTCTTTCTTGAGCTGTCCTTCGGCCAGTTTGCCAGCCAGGGATGTCTGGGAGTATGGAAGATCAGCCCTATGTTCAAAG GTGTGGGCTATGGCATGATGGTGGTGTCCACCTACATTGGGATCTATTACAATGTGGTCATTTGCATTGCCTTCTACTACTTTTTCATGTCCATGACAAACTTGCTGCCGTGGACCTACTGCAACAACCCCTGGAACACGCCGGACTGCAGCGGTGTGGTGGGAAACAGCCTGGCTAATGTTACCACAAGCCTGGTAGCGGGGGTTTCCGAGGTAGTCAATCGCACTAAGAGGACCAGCCCCAGTGAGGAGTACTGGAA aCACTATGTTTTGAACATCTCTGATGATATTGGAAACTTTGGAGAGGTCCGTCTCCCTATCCTGGGCTGCCTCGCTGTGTCCTGGCttgttgtcttcctctgtctcatCAGGGGTGTTAAATCCTCTGGAAAG GTGGTGTACTTCACAGCCACGTTCCCCTATGTTGTTCTGACCATCCTGTTTATCCGCGGCATCACCCTGGATGGAGCCATCAACGGCATCATGTACTACCTGACTCCACAGTGGCAGAAGGTCCTTGATGCAAAg gtGTGGGGAGATGCAGCATCACAGATCTTCTACTCCCTGGGATGTGCCTGGGGGGGTCTTATTACCATGGCTTCCTATAACAAATTCCACAACAACTGTTTCAG AGacagcatcatcatcagtatAACCAACTGTGCGACCAGCGTGTATGCCGGCTTTGTCATTTTCTCCATCCTGGGCTTCATGGCTCACAACCTGAACGTCCCTGTGTCAGAGGTGGCCGACCACGGTCCAGGCCTGGCCTTTGTGGCCTACCCAGAAGCCCTTACTCTTCTCCCCATCTCGCCACTTTGGTCActgctcttcttctttatgCTGATCCTTCTGGGACTGGGGACTCAG TTCTGTCTTCTGGAGACACTGGTGACGGCCATCGTCGATGAGATCGGTACAGATTGGATTATCAGGAACAAAACCGTAGTCACACTGTCAGTGGCAGTAGCTGGATTTTTACTGGGCGTGCCACTAACAACACGG gCAGGAATCTATTGGTTGCTACTGATGGACAACTATGCCGCTAGCTTCTCTTTGGTCATTATCTCTTGCATAATGTGCATCTGCGTCATGTATGTTTATG GTCACAGGAACTACTTTAGAGATGTTGAGATGATGCTGggtttccctcctcctctcttcttcaaAGTGTGCTGGAGATTCATCTCCCCTATCATTATCTCT TTCATCCTGATCTTCACAGTGATCCAGTACAAGCCCATCACCTACAATGACTATGTGTATCCCCGCTGGTCTCTGGCAATCGGCTTCGCCATGGCTCTGTCCTCAGTGGTCTGCATACCCATCTATGCCCTCTACAAGATCTCAAGGTCCCCAGGAGCCACCTTCAGAGAG CGGTTGAAGAACGCCTGCAAGGCGCATCCAAAGTGGGGTCCTGCCCTGCGGGAGCACCGGACAGGCCGCTACGCCCCCATGGCCTCCGAAGACACTGTGGAAGCTCGTCCATtcaaggagaaggaggagctgaaggaagagctgaaggaggaggagaaggagaggaaggatgaGATCAGCCTCACCATCCAGGGAAGCAACGgctccaccaacacacacaacaacccCAACCCTAGCGCATAG